A stretch of the Thiomicrorhabdus indica genome encodes the following:
- a CDS encoding pyrimidine/purine nucleoside phosphorylase, with product MSEFNNVTVVREANIYFDGKVTSRKVIFEDGSYKTLGLMMPGEYEFGTEAAEIMEFLAGHVEVLLPGQTDWQTIKAGDSFEVPANSKFGIKVLEVSDYCCTYITE from the coding sequence ATGTCTGAATTTAATAATGTCACAGTGGTTCGTGAAGCCAATATTTATTTTGATGGGAAGGTGACGAGCCGTAAAGTGATTTTTGAAGATGGTTCTTACAAAACTCTTGGATTGATGATGCCGGGTGAATACGAGTTTGGTACCGAAGCGGCTGAAATTATGGAGTTTCTTGCAGGACATGTTGAGGTTTTGCTGCCTGGTCAAACTGATTGGCAAACAATCAAAGCAGGGGATAGCTTTGAAGTTCCAGCAAACTCTAAATTCGGCATTAAAGTGCTTGAAGTGTCTGATTACTGCTGTACCTATATTACAGAGTAA
- a CDS encoding intermembrane phospholipid transport protein YdbH family protein: MRKILKLCLLTTVYLLLLVMLSLVLAIYWSNTLIQQQSKALEIEILDWQFPKFEPHQIYLEQLKLRYQKNYQIRVNGLKITSSEALLKTAQNLVHPNRTSDAGISKLNIEHLQIQLLEPLTPSNNAQPVPINSLIKSIQQQLMELSNNSTYNLIPKNIDIQELTFLLPCPSSTLEQCKISSKLSIQPKLNLETLSGTIKLQAHDTEYPTLQVRSEADFRLPLKQPVNTSQFSINSQFVDPKTINLKVSAQTQSDATFTTLKVDTETLSDFPQVTEINPANKLRHAFSDDWQKLFDMYHRWSPFQINLQQLASQISPFLPAGSFSLEKPEFKLSTQTQIPLSSLLNASIKDLTQRELSTEFSAQINRPVTLPNAASVSGSLKGNVTVHNNQVSSYSIQANAVATDFNKPQWFVEQNWTFDTIGLTLHSKQSFEQKSSKQLSFKLNLYSLPQTKTSTSSMSIEGKGLISLEESPSLSVEKAHIKLSNTKLKLNPQIAFKNLRANVDLTAQLNLTGGDIQINQAIASTKLIQKQHSLAINQLQINHLNIHIPEFKNLTDSLSLNAQTLTLDGDYINADLKLQQLTTTLKQLQVQNDHQHEKKLSVQYQTNVGTLTHQQLKPQSWQTTGTLSSTFKGLPDSINAIQFIKLKGELQNTSGVRADYLANLTPKEITIDWNLADQYLLAGNPIKKTLVNWPKLFNLSSGKLSANGNLTLNPQVLLTDKPFSLLDAIKAQSHLEFSGLDGIYNETSFSQLDLTAKLQLEKAQLHTDVTALRVQQLNHGLIVGPIDVIAQTQTPIENWRATKIILQKAEVGIFEGKAHLGSKIIHLDKEIHGNLHLDNVNLQALLLQYPTAELYGTGRLQGELPFSLNLTNQAQKTSVLRIANGEISASKSGGILQYQANSAGLKQIHKSMETLLTVLEDFHYTILDSQVSLDEQQKLRLKLRLEGNNPKVENGRQVNLNIQIEEDLPALITSMQITNQINSTIQQRIQEKLQKERGLKPLQ; the protein is encoded by the coding sequence ATGAGAAAGATTCTAAAGCTTTGTCTCCTTACCACTGTCTATCTTTTGCTACTCGTGATGTTGAGTCTGGTATTAGCAATCTATTGGTCAAATACTCTCATTCAGCAACAGAGCAAAGCCCTCGAAATAGAGATTTTAGATTGGCAGTTTCCAAAATTTGAGCCGCATCAGATTTATCTGGAACAGCTAAAATTGCGCTACCAGAAAAACTATCAGATTCGCGTTAATGGTCTAAAAATTACCAGCTCAGAAGCACTGCTTAAAACCGCTCAAAACCTTGTTCATCCAAACCGTACATCGGATGCCGGTATCTCAAAGCTCAATATCGAACACTTACAGATTCAACTATTGGAACCGCTCACTCCATCAAACAACGCGCAACCCGTTCCAATTAACTCCCTCATCAAATCAATACAGCAGCAATTGATGGAGCTCTCAAACAACTCTACGTACAACCTGATTCCCAAAAACATTGATATTCAAGAACTTACCTTCCTTCTGCCATGCCCTTCATCCACTCTCGAACAGTGCAAAATCTCTTCCAAACTATCTATACAGCCGAAACTGAATCTCGAAACTTTATCAGGAACAATCAAGTTGCAAGCACATGACACTGAGTATCCAACCCTTCAGGTAAGGAGTGAGGCTGACTTCCGCTTGCCTTTGAAACAACCTGTGAATACTTCACAGTTTTCAATCAATAGTCAGTTTGTCGATCCCAAAACCATCAATCTTAAAGTCTCAGCACAAACACAGTCCGATGCAACCTTCACGACTCTAAAAGTGGATACGGAAACTCTAAGTGATTTTCCTCAAGTCACAGAAATCAATCCGGCGAATAAATTGCGGCATGCATTCTCGGACGATTGGCAAAAATTATTTGATATGTATCATCGATGGAGCCCATTCCAGATAAACCTTCAACAACTTGCCTCCCAAATTTCCCCTTTTTTACCGGCCGGTTCTTTTTCACTTGAGAAACCTGAATTTAAGTTATCTACGCAAACCCAGATTCCATTATCAAGCTTATTGAATGCGTCCATTAAGGATTTAACACAGCGTGAACTTTCCACAGAATTTTCAGCACAAATAAATCGCCCCGTGACTCTGCCGAATGCTGCCTCTGTAAGCGGAAGTTTGAAAGGCAATGTTACGGTTCATAATAATCAAGTGTCCAGTTATTCCATTCAAGCAAATGCTGTGGCAACCGATTTCAACAAACCACAATGGTTTGTCGAGCAAAACTGGACATTTGACACTATCGGACTCACCCTTCATAGTAAACAATCGTTTGAACAAAAGTCTTCAAAACAACTGTCCTTTAAGCTGAATCTATACTCGCTTCCGCAAACAAAAACGTCCACTTCATCCATGAGTATAGAAGGCAAAGGCCTGATTTCACTGGAAGAGTCACCAAGCCTTTCAGTTGAGAAAGCACACATAAAGCTGAGCAATACAAAACTAAAACTTAATCCTCAAATAGCCTTTAAAAACCTTCGAGCCAATGTCGATCTAACTGCCCAACTTAATTTAACGGGTGGAGATATTCAAATAAATCAAGCCATTGCCTCCACCAAGCTGATTCAAAAACAGCACTCTCTGGCGATTAACCAGTTACAAATTAACCACCTAAATATACACATCCCAGAATTTAAAAACCTTACCGACAGCTTATCCCTTAACGCCCAAACATTAACCCTAGATGGAGATTACATTAATGCAGATTTAAAACTTCAACAACTCACAACCACTTTGAAGCAACTGCAAGTACAAAACGATCATCAGCATGAAAAAAAACTGTCTGTTCAATACCAAACCAATGTTGGTACCCTTACACATCAACAGTTGAAACCTCAAAGTTGGCAGACGACAGGAACGTTATCGTCTACCTTCAAAGGTTTGCCTGACTCGATTAACGCAATTCAATTCATAAAACTAAAAGGTGAGTTACAAAATACGTCAGGCGTTCGTGCTGACTATCTTGCCAACCTGACTCCAAAAGAAATCACGATTGATTGGAATTTGGCTGACCAATATCTCTTGGCGGGCAACCCAATCAAAAAAACGTTAGTTAATTGGCCAAAGCTGTTCAACTTGTCTTCTGGAAAGCTATCCGCAAATGGTAACTTAACCCTCAATCCTCAAGTTTTGTTAACCGATAAGCCTTTTTCTTTACTGGATGCAATCAAGGCACAAAGTCATCTCGAATTCAGCGGCTTAGACGGGATTTATAATGAAACTTCGTTTTCGCAATTGGATTTGACGGCCAAATTACAACTTGAAAAAGCTCAGCTTCATACGGACGTAACAGCATTGCGAGTTCAACAACTCAATCACGGCTTAATTGTCGGCCCAATCGATGTTATTGCACAAACCCAAACACCTATAGAAAACTGGCGAGCGACTAAAATCATTTTACAAAAAGCCGAAGTCGGAATATTTGAAGGCAAAGCCCATTTAGGCTCTAAAATCATTCATTTAGATAAAGAAATTCATGGCAACCTTCACTTAGACAATGTAAACCTCCAAGCATTATTGTTGCAATACCCAACGGCTGAACTCTATGGAACCGGACGCTTACAAGGCGAATTACCTTTTTCACTCAACCTTACAAACCAAGCGCAAAAAACATCGGTTTTACGAATTGCCAATGGCGAAATTTCTGCCTCGAAATCAGGAGGTATTTTGCAATATCAAGCGAACTCTGCGGGGCTTAAACAAATTCACAAAAGCATGGAAACGCTTTTAACAGTTTTAGAAGACTTTCATTACACAATTCTTGACTCGCAAGTTTCATTGGATGAACAACAAAAACTACGCCTGAAACTGCGTTTAGAAGGGAATAATCCTAAGGTAGAAAACGGGCGACAGGTGAACCTCAATATACAAATTGAAGAAGATTTACCTGCACTCATTACCAGTATGCAAATCACCAACCAAATCAATAGCACTATTCAACAGCGCATCCAAGAAAAACTACAAAAAGAGCGTGGTTTAAAGCCTCTTCAATAA
- the gloA gene encoding lactoylglutathione lyase, which translates to MRLLHTMLRVGNLDRSIEFYTKVLGMELLRKKDYPKGEFTLAFLGYGNEEENTVLELTYNWGVDSYDLGAGYGHIAIEVDDVYKAADDVKAMGGKILREAGPMNAGSTIIAFVEDPDGYQIEFIGADHVRT; encoded by the coding sequence ATGCGTTTATTACATACGATGTTACGAGTTGGCAATCTAGACCGTTCAATTGAGTTTTATACCAAAGTTCTTGGAATGGAGTTGCTTCGTAAAAAAGATTACCCGAAAGGTGAATTTACCTTAGCGTTTTTAGGCTATGGAAATGAAGAAGAAAACACGGTTTTGGAGTTAACCTATAACTGGGGCGTTGACTCTTATGATTTAGGCGCAGGTTATGGACACATTGCGATTGAAGTGGATGATGTCTATAAAGCAGCGGATGATGTCAAAGCGATGGGTGGAAAGATTCTGCGTGAAGCAGGACCTATGAACGCCGGTTCGACCATTATTGCCTTTGTGGAAGACCCAGATGGGTATCAAATTGAATTTATCGGTGCGGATCACGTCCGTACTTAA